A genomic segment from Aspergillus puulaauensis MK2 DNA, chromosome 1, nearly complete sequence encodes:
- a CDS encoding uncharacterized protein (InterPro:IPR001841,IPR013083;~PFAM:PF00097,PF17123,PF13639), whose product MHPPRTSKYEINLSELRTFEGLPDLLPHQDLRDCIICLEPILSTSVLRELPCTHLFHQSCVDDWVCNFAPKCPICRSAFYYLRCPRKQSPAVVERRRTSSSSNTTRNGGQGSEHAHGTFCSLKHWCKKRLSGHTQDAGTTTHGPAGQRQHENGEQ is encoded by the exons ATGCATCCACCACGAACCTCCAAATACGAGATAAACTTATCAGAGCTACGGACATTCGAAGGTCTTCCAGACCTCCTACCTC ACCAAGACCTACGAGACTGCATAATCTGCCTCGAGCCAATCCTATCAACATCCGTCCTGCGCGAACTCCCCTGCACCCATCTCTTCCACCAGTCCTGCGTCGACGACTGGGTGTGCAATTTCGCACCCAAGTGCCCTATATGCCGCAGTGCGTTCTACTACCTGCGCTGTCCACGGAAGCAGAGCCCGGCTGTCGTTGAAAGGAGAcggacttcttcttcgtcaaatACGACTAGAAATGGGGGTCAGGGGAGTGAACATGCTCATGGGACGTTTTGTTCGCTTAAACATTGGTGTAAGAAGAGGTTGAGTGGGCATACCCAGGACGCGGGGACGACTACGCATGGCCCTGCTGGGCAGAGGCAGCATGAGAATGGGGAGCAGTAG